TCACCATTTTTGTAGCTGGTACTACTGCTCTGATAGTGGGTGTTAATTGTCAGGTCGCTGGAGCTGCCAATTAGACAATTAGAACCGTTAGTATGATGGCTAATGTCTATGGTCCAATAGTAGGAGCTGTCACTCACGGCTagtgaaggggataaaaataggagacagGTATTCCCATAGAACACGAAGGGACGGAGGGAATGtagacggatcgacaccgtaggTGACGCGACTATGACGGTTGAATTTTGCTGAGTGTCCGTCATGTATGAATTAATTGTGGATTCCAGGTGgcatgtcatttgatatgtttcaaatgaacttttgctttatccccacgcaaacgtggacgcttggacttcttgcgacacacgtttggacttcttgcgacacacgtttgagaagactcctatatggaaaggaacttgagaaggcccaactagtttacttgtttagcactcttacttgtatagcactcttacttgtactacactcactcatatgcctcctatataaaggcactcatgtatattctttcagtgagaaatacaatactattcaattcagtatttctaacatggtatcagagccactgctctgaccttttcttcgcagtcttgtctttattggtgtaactccattcttaatattgcttccgctgtcacaacaactgccacaacctttcgccgttgaaccttcgagtcttccagacatcgtcctcaggttccggacctgtagcagccgccgttggggagttcgaacactgcaaagaccactgccttttccggcaccgccgtgaatattTCTCCGAAAAATTTTTCGAAGGTACCAAGAAGATCATCTTGCTCAGATCTACCTGTTCATGAAAACCTCACAGTCATCGGAGTCTCCACGCACCCTCACGCGCTGCCACGCGCCAGATTGATCCTGCTCACGCCAGCTTGCCACGGCATCTACCACGTCAGCTTGCCACGTCATCTGCCACGTCAGCCTGCCACATCATCTTGCCACGTCATCACTGACGACACCTTCCAGCGCACTGCTGACGTCACCTTTGACAGTTGACTTTGactgttgactttttttttggagttgactttttgcgACCCAGGTTCTCtttactcagtttttcgcgtagatttcatttttgcaatccacttttgcatattttgcttctaaatgaagaataaggataggtcttcttccttttgcaacaatcatCGCAGACAATCTAGTAAacgcttttgcaatttttgcaaacgttttggccataatattgagagttgctttcagcgcaataaatcagctgtttcaggttcttctgccactattgctaacattgagagtttccaaccaatggctccggtctttgcacagtctaagtcttcaggtcgcactttcaccatgaccacagatgaccttaaaaacatcatcgccaatgtcattcgtatggttggtaatgcatcttattcctcttctctctcagctttgtccggtatgtctccttcctcttggcttatggattctgcttgttgcaatcacatgacacctcactcgtccttattttctgaacttaaacctgcaccacaccctcttactattcgcacagcaaatggttccacaatgtctggtcataatatggGTTtcgtttcaacctccaacttcTCCAtttctggggtctttaatgttcctgacctttcttacaatttgttttctgtgggacaattagctgagttaggttatcgaatcatatttgattattctgggtgtattgtgcaggatccaaggacgggacaggagctagggaccggtcccagagttgggcgtatgtttcctgtggacaaccttcgtcttccacttgttgctcctatTTCTATTGCCGCAGCTGCTGTAGTTtcctctattccttctcttgctctttggcatgctcgacttggtcacgcatcttcttcccgtgtacaacaattggcttctagaggtttgctaggttcagtgtctacagaaaattttgattgtgtttcatgtcaattaggaaaacaaccagctttgcctttcaattctagtgaatctatatccactgatatctttgaccttattcattctgatgtttggggaccttcctctgtctgcagtattggtggatctcgatattttgttgtctttgttgatgattactctcgctatagctgaatctttaatatgaaatatcgttctgaattattgcaagtgtattctaattttgcaaaaatggttgaaactcaattttctaaacgtatcaaaatttttcgatctgataatgctcttaaggacactcaatatgctttccaagctgttaTGCATTCCTATgacactgttcatcaactaacttgtccaggtacttctcagcaaaatggtagagccgaacgaaaacttcgtcatattcttaacactgttcgtgctcttcttttctctgccaaagttcttgctcctttttggggcgaagctgctGTTCATGTTGTTCATGCTCTTAATCACATTCTCAGTCctatcatccaaaatcaaactccatatgagcgcctttttgggtcacctccagactatcaccacctacgctcattcggctctgcttgtttcgttcttcttcagccacatgagcataacaaacttgagcctaggtcaagactttgttgttttcttggttatggcgaaactcaaaaggggtatcggtgttatgatcctatttctcactgttactcgtctagacatttcctatgctgttcaccaggtgagccaatatctgtctgctccacgatcgactcactatgctgttgttctgcgcattcttcggtacctaaagggcactctcttccatggtcttttctactctgctcggtctcctcttgttctccgtgcattttctgatgctgattgggcaggagatcccactgatcgcaggtccaccactggttattgctttcttcttggttcttctctgatttcttggcgaagcaagaaacaaactcatgtggcccgttctagtactgaagcagaatatcgtgcccttgctgataccacatctgagcttctttggctacgatggattctcaaagacttaggtgtgtcgacatcctctgctactcctctttattgtgacaacaaaagtgccattcatattgctcacaatgatgtctttcatgaacggactaaacacatcgagatcgattgtcattttatccgttatcatcttgtccatggtgctctcaagctaatctcagtctcctctacagatcaacttgcagatatcttcaccaagtcacatcctaagagacgccttcgtactttggttgacaacctcaagttggtctcacatccaccttgagtttgaggggggctgttaacatatatagtgttgtgggctttaggtccaactagtttacttgtttagcactcttacttgtatagcactcttacttgtactacactcactcatatgcctcctatataaaggcactcatgtatattctttcagtgagaaatacaatactatttaattcagtatttctaacatataACTCCAACTTTAGAACAAACCTTCTCATTTCTTTTAgtatattcttaaattttagtaGGACAGGCATCTTGCAATGCTttcctttttatcattttagttAAGCGTTTGGACTTTTCCATGCAATGATGACAAAGGGGCAAAGTATGTGTGTGAAcacagaaaaaaagaaaacatgttcacatatataccaaattatttcattcttttctctctataaatACCATCCCCACCATCAACTCTTTTGCGAGCACAACTTCTGTGCTTTTCTACCATTTCTTTGATTCATTAATCTCTAAAATCCTGCCCTGACAAGTCGATCTAAAATGGCGAGTGATCGAAACTGGTCAACCGGCCTCTTTGACTGTTGCTCTGATCGGCATACCTGTAAATTCCTtatcctttccttttcttacttattaaaaaggtttatatatttgttaaatcatgtcaaaaattttcttttctgttcCTTGTTCTTTCTAGGTtacagaataaaaaattatctccTTTATAGTGATTGAAATATTGTTAGTTTTAAGACTGAAATCTTTTTCTGTCACAGGTTGTTTGACATTCTGGTGTCCATGCGTTGCTTTTGGCCGGACCTCGGAGATTCTAGATAAAGGATCATCCAGTAAGTATTACAAAAGCGTATAGAATGATCAACTTCAAGCCCATGGTCTAATGGTTTATAAATCTCATTTGATacatgaagttttgagttcaaattttctatatatCGAACACCTTTAATTTAGACCACCCCCAAGAGATTTCTCCCACTATTTTTGTGGGACGGAATCACCGAAAATTTTAATACTTGGAGATCAGTGAAGTGCTATGAGAGCCCTAAACAATAATCTTagcagaaaagaaaaataaaggaaaagaaaatgaggaCTATTTAGTGACCGTTTATAAACATGAAATATGTGcaatatttatacatatatacatataaatagttaaataaaaactgaCTTGTAAGATGTATATATGGTCTTTGTGCAACATTCAGATTGTTGCGTAAATGGGACGCTTTATGCACTGCTCTGTATTGTCACTGCTACTTCTTCTTTTCGACCCTTCTATTCATGCTGCTATCGTACAAAACTGAGAGAGCAATACTTGTCCGGGGAGAATCATTGTGATGACGTTGGGGTTCATTTTTTCTGCCATTGTTGTGCCTTATGCCAAGAGTATCGTGAGCTTCAAAATCGCGGCTTCGACATGTCTGCTGGTAATATTAATCTCTCGCTCTATCTGTGTCTGTGTGTGAGAGATAAATAGATcctttgaaaatgaaaattttcatgggCTATCAATGATGGGATTTTCCTGGTTTTGCTTAGGATGGAGAGGGAATCCGCACATGCACAATAAAGCAGTGTCGAAGGCCCCAGTTGTGGAAGGAGAGATGAGGCGTTAGTATGCTGGAAGATTTGCTTTGTGTGTTGTGTTCTGCGCGCATGGTCaatgtttgaaaaataaggCACTCTATTTACacaaatgaatttgaaaatgatgGAGGTGAATAGTAAACTTGTGTTTGTAACATTATTTCCTGCGAGTTTGTTTTTGAGTTACTGTGGTAGCTTGAAATGCTGTATTTAAGTGGTACTCTAGCTTGTAATGTTGAATTGATATTAAATAAGTAACCATGCAGTGCgctagcttttttttatttttttttatgagatacgCTAGCTTGTTTTATTGAATAATAAGTACTATGtagtaaattttaaataatttgttgGGAACTGAGGTGATTAACTCTTCTGatcttatttttttaggttgggtgagatattttttttatttttttatttttgaagtcATTTGAAGGGCTTTTAAAATAGGCTGGACttctaaactctttttttgtttctcaaatcTTGTATTCATTTTCTCTATCCAACCCATTTTATGTTTGACATTATTTTCTAGTCtagtttttgcttcttttttcactttatattcttCAATTAAGATTTCAACCTAATTGAAAGAGAGAGTGTTTTTTGACGGGACAAGTCAATGTTAGAGCGATCTAcatatttgatttaaaaaaaaaatgctaatgtattcattttcaagaaaatgaaaacacaaatcctatttttttggatactaaaaaataaaaatcgaaTACAAATATagtcaaacaagttttttagtagGGGGTCCcatgaaaactgaaaatgaatACAGAATACACCACTTTTTTTGCTCAAACTAAACAGGCCCTTAGGATTCCGTTTCTGTATcctttaattattgaattatatataaaaaaaagttaagatttcctataaaaaatatCTTGTAATTTTTATGCAAACAAGGTAATATGTACTAAATACAAAGAGAACTAATTGATAGAATTTTGTACTTTCAGGTTCAATCTCCTTTCAGTTGGTaagttgatatattatataataaaagttgactTTTAGAAGATTTCGTTGCAACATTTGGCTACAACCtcattgtaaaatttattttattaattgttaggattttttagtTAAGTTGAAAGTAAGGAAGACAATCTTGTACCGTACTGGTCGGTACGGCTGGTATTTGCCATTCCAATACCTTGGTCGGTACAAAAGTACTGATGTTTTATATCGGTTTAAATACCGGGCATACTGGGTCCGTTTCGGCCATTCAGGGTAAATACCGAATTCCGGCCGGTTAGTGGATACCGAACTTGTACCTTTTCTCACGCCACACTAAACTTTTGTCCctctttgcctcctctttattACACCGGTGACGACGAAATACCGATTGGTGGTGAGGAGAGGCGTTGGTGATTCATGCACTGGAAATCAGGttgaagtgaagaaaaaaatatactgGACTGATGCTAAAAGAGTTAAACTGGTGTGAATCATGTGatactatgagagagagagagagagagagagagagagagagagagagagagagagagagagagagagagagagagagagagagagagagatttgtaaCTAATGGGGAACAAATgaagtaaaaagtgaagagtgaagtcaaaattaatttgaaagagGAAGAGGTAACGTGTGGTTGTAAAGAGATAGCGTACGAAGCTATGGTGTGTTGGAACTTGGAAATAGGAATGATAGGTTGGTAGGCAACTAGTTTCAGGCGTGcaacaatagaaaaaaaaaatgaaagaataacATAGACGTGAGACAAGGGAAGAGAACTAGAATAAGAAAAatgttgagttttttttctttcttttctataaaAGGCCAAGAATTGGCTTGGGCTAATATTATGCATGGTATGGGAACAAATAAACATGGAATTATATTAATAGGtccaataataattaaaaaatttagatatttagactttcaaaaaaatatttttttaaagatgtttggtatgtgttattaaaattattatttttatatgttgataaaaataactatcattacatttaatatatatagctaagttaaaacaaatttagctatatattttttaaagatgtCTGGTATGTggtattaaaattattatttttatatgttgataaaaataactatcattacatttaatatatatatagcgtGGTAAACCTGAAATGGTACACCGGTACAACTTTCAGTatgagattgactcccttggtTATTGGTTTATtacgcttcatttactcttgttccgcactttgATTAAGTAAGAGTAAAATTAACCGAGCCATGATCttttaattgggggtctaaataagctcttgtgtttatacacaaatccgagctttcaaatTCCTCTTCACCTAATGCCTCTCTTAAAGAGCTATCAATGGTTAACTATTAGCATCGAATCATCCTTTATTTATAGAGAGTAGAAGCCTTAGTTGATGAGTTTGAGTGTGAATTACAAACTCCTGAAGGCtggttatttgatatttatctCAAAAATAATGAGTGgattaatttacaaatttgaaaaattgagcAAATAACAAAATTTGCAAGCAAGccactttttgttttgttgaataaaaaatagggtctttaatgtgtaCTCATCAATCCCACATTACGTGATAGTAATGGATAATATCATGTGTATTATTAGGGCCTTACTAGGCTATCACTCGAACCGCTCACCAAGTGAAGGGCAATCACACTTGAAGTGTCATTTGCCTACCCCTAAGcgccaaacaaaattttgttagaGGTGAAGTGCTGAACTCGAGTATTGTAGAAATAAAGTAAACatcattttatgtttatgtttatttgttgataatccaaaaaaaaaaaggttacagggtactcgagcttggtgagctcgagtaccatCGGAATAAGATAGccaacattttatgtttatgtttatttgttgataataaaaataaaaaaaaagttacaaggtactcgagcttggtgagctcgagtaccgtacaaataaaataaaaagcattttatTTATAACGGGTACTCGAGCATGTTAtactcgagtattgtgttgcatggtactcgagtataccaagctcgagtaccgcattattttttttaatcacccAATTTCCACCTCAGCAATGCCACGGTGGCAAAACTTCTAGGAACTCGAGTGTcttaaactcaagttccaaatggtactcgagtttgccaaactcgagtaccataaaagtggtattttcctatttagttccgaaacagtgtttttttgctacaaattttggaaaaagatGTTATTTGGCCATTTTCGCCCCATTACCCCACCCTCAATACATGCTGCCCCATAAACTGTGGAAAACTGTCTAACAGTTTTTGTAGATTCCAtctaactcaataaaaaaagactgaatttttttttaaaaaaatttcaatttggaaTCATACTCTTATAAAGTGAATACCTTATTCTGGTCTTCAACAAGGGAAAACACAAGAAAGGTCACTGTGAAGGGTCAGTTGTTCAAGGCACTTTACTTATTTACTCTCTTTGAATGAGACACCAAATCTTGTGATGGTAATGAGAGGAGATTAAGTCCTTTAGATTTACTATAATAATGGATCTTCCGGTGCAATTTAATTATTTCAGCCTATCTGTTTGATGCTTTCAGATTTACGTATTTCTCTCGTGCTTCATTGGACTATATTGTAAAATCTGGAAAGCAGCCTGATGTGCTACACATACACAACTGGGAGACTGCTATTATTGGGCCACTTTTCTGGGATATACATGTTAACCAGGTGCAATTTGAAATTGCTTTTCCTTTTCacatattaaattatttgatttggcATGCAGCTGCAGCATGTATATGCTATTACtcattttggatatttttttttctcattggaTCAATATAAAGTTGTGTTGGCACCTTGAAGTCAGCTTTGCTTTTCTTTATGAAGgaaatttatcttatttttcccCCTCAAATATTTCAACCaatatttatctttaaataaataGTTGATGTAGGTTCAGTATAATAATTCGGTAAAGTTACTTGAGTGAACCATCATGCTAATTGGAATATAGATTAGCAACGAGTGTACACTTTTACAGACACTTTGCTTGGAAAAAATGGAGACATTTTTAAAGCCTCCTT
This genomic stretch from Castanea sativa cultivar Marrone di Chiusa Pesio chromosome 1, ASM4071231v1 harbors:
- the LOC142622862 gene encoding cell number regulator 2-like; translation: MASDRNWSTGLFDCCSDRHTCCLTFWCPCVAFGRTSEILDKGSSNCCVNGTLYALLCIVTATSSFRPFYSCCYRTKLREQYLSGENHCDDVGVHFFCHCCALCQEYRELQNRGFDMSAGWRGNPHMHNKAVSKAPVVEGEMRR